One Formosa agariphila KMM 3901 genomic window, TAATTGAACATCATAACTTAAACAACATTCACGACATCTGGCCAAATCTACAAGTATACACCTCTGGAGGTGTTGCTTTTAAACCTTACGAGAAAAGTTTTAATGCCTTAATGGGGAAACCCATTACAGTTATAGACACCTATTTGGCTTCAGAAGGATTTATTGCTTTTCAAGCTCGACCAGAAACAACATCTATGCAATTGGTAACAGACAATGGTATTTATTTTGAGTTTGTGCCCTTTAAACCAGAGTATATATTAGAAGATGGTTCTTTAATTCCAGATGCGCCATCTATAACTTTAGCAGATGTAAAACTAGATGAAGATTACGTATTAATTATTAGCACCGTGTCTGGAGCATGGCGTTATATTATTGGCGACACGATTATGTTTACTGATATTGAACGTGCAGAAATAAAAATAACCGGACGCACCAAATTCTTCTTAAATACAGTAGGCTCTCAACTTTCTGTGAATAAAATGAATGATGCTATGCTTCATTTAGAGGAGCAATTCGATATGAAAATTCCTGAATTTACCATTTGTGCAAAGGAATTTGAAGACGGATTTTATCATTGTTGGTATATAGGTACAGAAGATACAGCTAAGGATTCTAGTAAAATAACAGAAGCCCTTGATAATTTTTTAAAGGATGCTAATAAAAATTATGCCGTTGCCCGATCCAAAGCGCTTCAAGGTTTAAAAGTAAAACTAATTAAACCCGAAATATTTTCCGATTGGAATGCAAAAAACAAAAAGAAAGGCGGACAAGTAAAAATGGAACGCGTTATGAATGAGGACAAGTTTAAAACGTGGGAAGAATTTGTAAACCAATAAGATTTATTGTATTTCAAGCTTTTTATCGCGCTCTTCAATTAGCAACATAATTTCTTCTGGAGATAGGTAATAACGTTTAATTCTATCTTTATAGCTATCAGGAATGTTAGCGTTATCTAGAATGAAGTTTTTTGTGGCAATAATATAATCTTCCATACCATGAATAATCGCAAACGAATCGGCATTACGCTCGGCTTCTCTTATAAATTTGCCTGAAAACAAGTATTTAAATCCAAATATAATAAGACCAAAAGTAGAACGATTCTGATAGTCGCAGATATGCCCTAACTCATGCCCTAACCAACCAATAATTACGTTAGACGGAATTAGTTTGGTTGAGAATTCGGAGTTTGATATTTTAATTTTCTTACTGATAAATATGACATAGCGTCTCCCCTTTTTTCCTTTTAATAAACTAGAAAATTGAGGTTGCGCTTGCATGGTCGATTTCTTGATTTCTTTTTTAAATCGGATATCAATCTCGACATCTTGCAATTCTGGATAAAAGGCTAAAGCAGCTCTAGCTTCTTTTTCTATAGATTCTGGTACAGTATGTTTATTTGAAATAGATACAGTAGGCATAGTTTGGGATTGAAATAGAATGACACTTAGAATTAAACAACATTTTAAAAGTAAAGTCTTCACGGTTCTATTCATTTGATGGCCTTTGAGCTGAAACCTCATTTTGAGTATTTCCTCCTAAAAATCCTTCAGGAAAATCCAAGGTGCGAATTGGGAATGGAATATTAATATCGTTAGCATCGAATTCAGCTTTAATTGCTATAATCGCTTCAGATTTCGCTTTAGCAACTTCTAATGCTGATGTAGATTTTATCCAAAAACGCGTTTCAAAATTAATAGAACTATCTGCAAATTCATTATACATAAATAACACTTCTTGCTTACTGGTTACCGCATCAAAGCGTTCCACAATGGTTTTCACAACTAAATCTCTTACAAATTTTAAATCGGAATCGTAATGCACACCACATGTTAAGATTACACGAGATTGTGCTGTGGTTGAATAGTTTTTTATAGGACTATCTACAACCATTTTATTTGGAATATACACCAGATTATTATCTGATTGTTTTAAGGTTACCGAACGTAAATCGATATTAGTAATCTCACCTTCGTAACCATTACTCTCTATCCAATCTCCATATTTAAAAAAGTGAATATAAGATAGCACCACACCAGAATAGAAATTAGCTAAAGCCCCTTGTAAGGCCAAACCAACAGCTAAACCTAATACTCCGGCACCCGCTAAAACAGTATTTAGAGCTTTATCTAGATTTAAGATTCCTAATACAATAAAAAGCCCAACAATTATAACAATAGCAGATACTAGCTTTGAAATCAAGTTTTTCATTGACCGTTGCATACTACTTCTATCTAATAATTTTAAAACGAGTTTATTAATCTGTTTCGACAGAAATAATACGAAAGTGAATACAATTATGGCGATAATAAAGTTCGGAAGTGCTAGAATAATACTATCGAACCAATGGTCTAGCTTAGATAACATCTTAGACCAAGCTTCTAATAATTTGTCTTTCATTTTACGAGTGTTCCTTTTTTATTTTAAGGGATTGATAAGGTACTAAAATAAATTAAAACCATTTAACGCAATCCGTTTTTATATAAACACCATCAAATAACCTCATAAAAGCCAAAAGGTTAAACCACAATTAGCAAAGCTATTTTACAACTGGTTTTACCGATTTTATTTAATTAATCGCTTAACAAGCGAACTTAATGTTAAACCTTGCACTAAAATTGAAAACACCACCAGCATATAAGTAATTACTAAAAACAACTCCCGATGCATTTCACTAGACAAACTTAAGGCTAATGCAATGGAAATTCCGCCACGCAAGCCTCCCCAAGTCATAATTTTATCGGTTTTAGGAACAAAATCTAAACGTTTCTCGAACATACTTATCGGTCCATATAACGATACATATCGGCTAATTAAAGCAATAGGAATTGCTAGTAATCCTGCAAAAATATAAGTCCACTGAAATTCTAAAACCAACATTTCCATACCTATTAAAACAAACAATATGGTGTTTAAAAGAATATCTACAAGTTCCCAAAATTTATCTACATAGTTTTCGGTAATTTCAGACATTGCCGATCCTCTTACTGTATCGTTACCAACAACTAATCCAGCTGTTACCATAGCCAAAGGTGCCGATAAATGAAATTCTTGTGCAATTACTGTTCCTACCATTACTGTAGATAATGTAATAATAACCTCTACATCGTAATCGTCTATAGATTTCATTAAGCGGTATGTTAAATACCCTAAAAGCAATCCTAAAACAACTCCACCTAAAACTTCACGTACAAATAATTCTATAACTTCAGAAACTTCAACGCCACCACCTCCTGTAGCACTAGCTATTTGAAAAATGGTTAAAAATACAACAACACCTACCCCATCATTAAACAATGATTCTCCAACAATTTTGGCTTCCAAATCTTTAGGTACACCTACTTTTTTAAGAATTCCAAGCACGGCAATAGGATCGGTTGGCGAAATTAAAGCTCCAAAGAGCAAGCAGTAAATTAAATCTACATCTAATCCTAAAAGCATTAAAACTCCATACATTAATCCGCCAATAAAAAAGGTAGAAAGCAAAGTTCCAACAGTGGCAAAAACAAAAACAGGCCAGCGTTGAATGCGTAATTGTTCGAAATTAGTGTGTAATGCCCCAGCAAAAAGCATAAAACTCAGCATAATATCTAACAAAACAGTTTCGAAATCTATTTCTGTAATTAACTTCCGTTCGGCCAACAACAGTGTTTTATCTATAGTACCAATAGCCAGTACAACCAAAGTAAACACTAAAGTGATAAACATTAAACCAATGGTATTTGGCATTTTTAAAAACCTCACATTTATATATCCAAAAACTGCAGAAAGAAAAACTAAGGTGGTAATAATTACAAAATAATCCATAGGTTGGTTTTAAGAAGACTAAAATAAATCATAAAAAAGCATATTAACAAGACCTTAGTAAATTCAATTTCAGAAAACAGTAAATTAGCTGTAAACTATAAAACAAACATCCGACTTATTATAAGGATTCCGATTTTTAAAAATTCAACAGAACTAAAAAATTTAATACCATGCAAAAAACATATTACGACCCAGCCGACTTAAAAAAATTTAGTAAAATATCTGAATGGAATGAAGAATTAGGAGAAAAATTCTTCGACTATTATGGTAAAGTTTTTGAAGCTGGCGCGTTATCTGAACGTGAAAAATCTTTAATAGCCTTGGCTGTTTCGCATACCGTACAATGTCCATATTGTATTGATGCTTATACAGGCGACGCATTACAACGTGGTATTACTAAAGAAGAAATGATGGAAGCTTTACATGTATCGGCAGCGATTCGTGGCGGCGCCTCTTTGGTACATGGTGTACAAATGATGAATAAAGTAAATAAACTAGAAATGTAAATTTCTGAACTTAATAAACATCTATTATTGATTACGGATACAGATAATTATTAACTGAGATTAATTTACCTAATTAAAGTCTGAGTCTTTAAATCGAATAGAATTCTAATATATTAGTATATTTTTGTTCAGATTGATTTAAGAAATCACAACACGATGATATTTTTGAAATAGTTTTAATCTGATAAAAAAAATCATCCCTTACGAGAACAACACGATACATGATGCAACAATCCCTGCATAAACGCGAAAATAAATTAGCCCAAAGCAACAAACAATTAGAAGTCCTTTCGAACGGTATTTTTAGAAACGGGGAATTACCCACATTTAAATCTAAACTTTCAGAAACAGGACAATCTCAACTTACTGCAGGCACTGTAGAAATTCTTCAAATTAATGTGGGATACATGTGCAACCAAGTGTGCGAACATTGCCATGTAGATGCTGGTCCAGATCGTAAAGAGATTATGACTCGAGACACTATGCAGCAATGCCTTGATGTTATAAAAACGACTAAAGCACATACTTTAGATTTAACTGGAGGCGCTCCAGAAATGAATCCTAATTTTAAATGGTTTGTAGAAGAAGCCTCTAAAGCAGGAATAAAAGATTTTATTGTGCGTTCTAATTTAACCATTATTCGAGCCAATAAGAAATATTACGATTTACCAGAATTTTTTAAAAAGCATAACATTCATGTGGTGAGTTCTATGCCACATTGGACTAAAGGTAAAACCGATAAACAACGTGGCGAAGGTGTTTTTAATCAATCTATTCAGGCTTTAAAAGATTTAAATGCCGTAGGCTACGGAATGCTAGGAAGCGATTTAAAATTAGATTTAGTTTACAATCCGTCGGGCGCCTTTTTACCAGCCAATCAAGCGGCGATGGAAAAAGATTTTAAGCATGCTTTACTAGATGATTTCGATATTCAGTTTCATCACTTATTTGCCATTACCAATTTACCTATCAGTCGTTTTCTAGATTATTTAATTGCTTCAGAAAATTATGAAGATTATATGTATGCTCTAGTTGAAGCTTATAATCCGCAAGCTGTAAAAAGCGTGATGTGTATTAATACATTATCGATAAGTTGGGATGGTTATTTATACGATTGCGATTTTAATCAAATGTTAGAACTACCCGTAAATAGTAACGTAAAACATATTTCAGACTATAATGAAGACCTACTAAATGGCCGACAAATTGTAACCTCTCAGCATTGTTATGGCTGTACTGCAGGTGCAGGAAGTAGTTGTCAAGGTAGCGTAATCTAAATTATACAAAAACATTTAAGATGGGATTTTTAACCAGCAACGACACAGAACATGACGATGAAGCCATAGCAACATTTCATTTTCCAACCTCTAAAAAAGCGCTTATTATTTTCGCTAGGAACCCGGAATTAGGAAAGTGTAAAACGCGATTAGCAAAAACTATTGGCGATGAAAATGCATTAGACATTTACAGAACACTACTACAACATACCGCTGATATTGCAACAGGAGTTAAAGCTGATAGCTTTGTATTTTATTCTGAGCATATTCATAAAAACGATACGTGGGATGACAATACTTTCAGAAAAAAATTGCAACAGGGTGACGATTTAGGTGAACGCATGAGCCATGCTTTTTCAGATTTGTTTCAGAATAATTACCAGAAAATTATTATTATTGGTAGCGATATTTTAGACTTAACTACAGCTAGTATTAATGATGCTTACAATCAATTAGAGCATCACGATGTTGTAATTGGCCCTGCAAAAGATGGTGGATATTACCTTTTAGGGATGAAAACATTGCACAGCAGTTTATTTGAAAACAAATCTTGGGGTACAGCAACAGTACTAAAAGATTCGCTTAAAAATTTAGAGAACAAATCGGTACATTTACTTGAAGAATTAAATGATATCGATACATTTGAAGATATAAAAGAATATCCTCAATTTAATAAATACAGTAAACATTATGATTAAGTACATAAACGAAACCACAGAATATTTACAAAACAGAGGTTTTGAAAAGCCTGAAATTGGTATTATTTTAGGCACTGGATTGGGAAAATTATTAGACGATGTTACTATAATTCACGAAGTGAGCTATAACCAAATTCCTTATTTCCCTACTGCAACCGTCGAATTTCATAAAGGAAAATTAATCTACGGCGAATTAGAAGGAAAAAAAGTTATTATCATGCAAGGCCGTTTTCACTTATACGAAGGCTATACTTTAAAAGATATTACCTATCCTGTACGAATTATGAACCAATTAGGTATACACACCCTTTTAGTGTCTAATGCTTCTGGTGCTGTTAACTTAGAATACGACAAAGGCGATTTAATGTTAATAGACGACCATATTAATTTACTTGGTGGTTCGCCACTAGCTTTTAAAGGGGTGTCTAAACTTGGTGAACGCTTTGCTGATATGAGCGCACCTTACGATAAAGACATTAATACTAAGTTTAAAGCCATAGCTAAAGCCCACGATATTACATTACGTGAAGGTGTTTACGCAAGTATGTTAGGACCGCAATTAGAAACACGTGCAGAATATAGAATGCTTAAAATTTTAGGTGCCGATGCTGTTGGTATGAGCACGGTTCCAGAAATAATTGTAGCCAATCACTTAAAGCTAAAAGCCGCTGCCGTTTCTGTAATTACAGATAAAGGTGACCCTGATAATTTACACCCTGTAGATATTAAAGAAATTATTGAGGTTGCTGAAAATGCAGAACCTAAAATGATTACACTGTTTAAAGAACTTATAAAAACACTTTAATTTTATAGTTAACTAAGAACATAATTAAAACACATACACATCTTGTTTTAGCTCAATAAATTTGGGACTAAAAACAAGATGTTTTTTATATGGAAAAATACATTGACATCATACAAAATTCGTATTCCGGATATTGGCGCTATTTAAAACACGAGCTCATATCTATTAACCATTGGGATAATTATTTCTATGGTCTTATCATTATTTCGTTAGTGGTTTGGGGATTAGAAATTGCATTTCCATGGCGCAAAAATCAATCTGTTTTTAGAAAAGATTTTTGGCTGGATACGTTTTATATGTTCTTCAATTTTTTTCTTCTTAATTTAATTGTCCTAATCGCGCTCTCAAATACAGTCTCCGAACTGTTTAACGATGCCCTTTCGGTAGTTGGATTATCACTTTCTAGTTTTCAATTTATTAGTATTTCAGAATTACCAAAAGCTCTCGGACTTTTTATCTTTTTTATAGTTAGCGATTTTGTACAATGGAACACACACAGACTTTTACATCGTATTCCAATATTATGGGATTTTCATAAAGTACACCATTCGGTTAAAGAAATGGGATTTGCTGCGCATCTCCGTTACCACTGGATGGAACCTGTACTTTACAAATCTTTATTATACATACCCATCGCCATTATTGGAGGTTTCGATGCACAGGACGTAGCCTTTGTACACTTTTTCAGTATTGCTATTGGGCATTTAAATCACGCCAACTTAGGCTGGAATTACGGTCCTTTAAAATACATTTTAAACAATCCTGAAATGCACATTTGGCACCATGCTAAAGAATTACCTCCACACTCTATTTATGGTTCAAATTACGGCATTACATTAAGCCTTTGGGATTATCTTTTTAAAACAGATTATATTCCGCATAACGGAAGAGATATAGAATTAGGATTTCATGACGACGACAAATTTCCTAAAGATTTTATAAGTCAGGAATTATATCCGTGGTCGCAAAAATCAGAAAAAAAGAAATCGTAATTAAGCACACCGCTCTCCCAAAATGTGGTTTATGTTAAAAACTAATAAAGTTTACTTAATAAAATTTTAAAGTGCATTCATCGTGTAGTGATTTCATCTACTTTCACACAAAACTACCATATGAAACACCACTACTTTTTAATCTTAACCTGTCTTATTTTTTGTTATTCGGGGGCAATTGCTCAAACAGAATTTCATGCTAGAGTTATAGACTCTACAACACAAGACCCTATTGCTTTCGCCACCATATCTTATAATAACACAACGGGTGTAATAAGTAACGATGTTGGCCAATTTCAGGTTCAAATTAACACCTCTATTACCGAACAAGACTCTTTATTTTTTAGTTGTTTGGGTTATGAATCTAAAATTTTGTCTGCTCAAACATTTCAAGATAGTTTGGTGTATTTAAATCCAAAATCTATTGAATTGAACGAAGTCATGCTGTTCAATAAAAATTATACAGTCGACCAGATTATTGAAAAAGTTGAAGATAATTTAGAAAAAAATTACAGCACTAATTTCGAAAAAAGCAAATTGTTTTTTAGAGAAACTTACGAATCTACTATTCTTAGAAAATCGATTAAAATAAAGGAATCTACAATTCCAGAATTTAATCAGGAGTTAACCGATAGTATTTTAAATGATGTACCTATACACTCCTCACAATACACAGAAGTTCTAGGTGAACTATACAAAAACAGAACAAACACAGATCAAGATACCATTACCAAGTTAGACATTTTAAAAGCTTCAGAATTATACGATAAAAACAATCAAATGACATTTGAAGCGTATGAAAAAAAACTAAATGCCATTGTTAAAAAACGGGTAAAACGCGACTCTTATTTTAAAATTAAATCTGGATTATTTGGCACAAAAACAGAAATAGATTCGTCCTTATTTCAAAGTGAAACAGATCAAAATGCAGAAGCCTTTTTAGAAGCTGAAAAGAAGAAAGAAGAAGACAAGAAAAAGAATTTCTTAAAATATCGAAAATGGACTGCAAACAGTATTGAAACAAACAGTTTTGTAAACAAGAAATCTTACTTAAACTGTATACACAAATCTAATCGTTACGAATTCGAACTAATAGACTATTCGTTTTTAAATGACCAATATGTATATAAAATTGAATTTAAACCCAAACGAAGCGAAGATTACAATGGTATTTTATATGTAAACACAGACGATTTCGCAGTAATTAGAATTGATTTTAAAAATGTAAAATCATTAAAAACTTTTAAATTATTAGGGGTTGCATTAGATGTGTATTTAAAACAAGGGAGCTTAATTTATGCTAAAAATGATGCAGGAACGTACAGTTTAAAATATGCCGAAATAGAAGGTGCAAATAAAACAAGTGTAAACAGACCTCTAAAAATTATAGAAAAAAACAAACATGTTAGTGGCCGCAGAAAACAAAACGAACTTTCTGCCGACATTAATTTTATCGTTACAAACCGTTACAAACGAGAAATGGTCGTTTTTGAAAACGAAACCATTACAGAAACCGACTTCAAGACTTTTAAAGAACAAGCAGACGTAAAACCTATTTACCTTCCTGCTTACGACCCCGAATTTTGGAAAGGTTATAATATTATTGAACCAAATCAAGCCATAAAGGCATTTAAAAGCATTGAAACCGAAGAAAATTAAAAATCTTCGAAAGGAATTTTATTTTATTCAGACTATTGAGGTTATTGCACAGGGATTTAGTAAAAATAAAGCTTACTAAATCTAATTGCATGAGGAAGAAATTATATCCAAATAACCCATTATATTTGCCTAGTATTTCCAGAACACCCAATATGTCCCTAATTAAAGTTATTATTCCGGCTTATAACGAAGCCGATTCCATTGCAAAAGTAATTCACGATATTCCTAAGAGTGTTCAAGAAATTATTGTTGTTAGCAACAACTCGACAGACGCTACCGAACAAAATGCTAAACAAGCAGGAGCAACTGTTTTAACCGAAACCAATAAAGGCTACGGTTATGCCTGTTTAAAAGGCATGGATTATATTGCTAAGCAAACTACAAAACCAGATATTATTGTATTTTTAGATGGCGATTATAGCGATTATCCAGAGCAATTAACAGAGCTAGTCGCTCCTATTCTAGAAGAAAATATCGATTTTGTAGTTGGTGCACGCGTAAAAAAACTGCGCGAACCAGGCGCGATGACCGTGCCACAAGAGTTCGGAAACTGGTTAGCAACTAGTTTAATGCGCTTATTTTTTAATTCTACATTTACAGATTTGGGGCCTTTTCGCGCTATAAAATACAGTAAACTACTAGAATTAAACATGTTAGACAAAACTTATGGTTGGACGGTAGAAATGCAATTAAAGGTTTTAAAGCAACACATGTCCTATCGTGAACTTCCTGTAAAATACAGAAATAGAATTGGGGTCTCAAAAGTTTCAGGGACAATAAAAGGTGCTATATTTGCAGGCATAAAAATTCTCTATTGGATTTTTAAATACAGTTTCAAAAAATGATTTTAGAAATTATTACAATTGCCATATACTCAACGTCTTTAGCATTAATATTCATGTATGCTTTAGCCCAGTTGAACCTATTATTTAACTATCTCGCTGCGCATAAAAAGAAGAGCCAATTGCCGCCTTTAGACCTTTCTAAAGATAAAGACGTACCAACTGTAACTATTCAACTACCTGTGTTCAACGAAATGTATGTTATGGATCGCTTGTTAGAGAATATTGCAATCATGGAATATCCAAAAGACAAATTGGAAATTCAAGTGCTAGACGATTCTACAGACGAAACCGTAAAAACAACACGCGCGCATGTCGAAAAATTAAAAGCTACAGGTTTAGATATTACGCATATTACGAGAACAGATCGTAGCGGATTTAAAGCAGGAGCACTTAAAGAAGGTTTAGAAATTGCAAAAGGTGAATTTATCGCCATTTTCGACGCCGATTTCTTACCAGAATCCGATTGGTTATTACGTACACTTCCCTATTTTAAGGATAAAAATATTGGTGTGGTTCAAACCCGTTGGGGGCATATTAACCGCGAATACTCATTACTTACTAGAATTCAAGCTTTTGCTTTAGACGCCCATTTTACTTTAGAACAGGTGGGTAGAAACAGTAAAGGCCACTTTATAAATTTTAACGGTACAGCTGGAGTTTGGCGTAAAACCTGTATTCTAGACGCTGGAAACTGGGAAGGCGACACCCTTACCGAAGACCTAGATTTAAGTTACCGCGCGCAACTTAAAAACTGGAAATTTAAATATCTAGAAGATGTAGAAACGCCAGCCGAACTTCCTGTAGTTATTAGTGCGGCACGTTCGCAACAATTCCGTTGGAATAAAGGTGGTGCAGAAAACTTCAGAAAAATGCTTAAACGCGTTTTAAAATCCGATAATATTTCTGGAAAAACAAAACTGCATGGTGTCCTTCATTTATTAAACAGTACCATGTTTTTAAACGTGTTTATTGTAGCCGTTTTAAGCATCCCGATGTTGTATATTAAAAACGAATATGCACATTTAAAACCATACTTCTACGTCATGAGTTTCTTTGTAGTAAGTAGTGTTATTTTCTTTATCTGTTATTGGTTTATGTATAAAAACATTTATGGCGGTGGAGTCAAAAACTTCATTAAATATATCGGTATGTTTTTTACGTTTTTCACAGTAGCCATGGGCTTTTCTTTACACAATTCTATTGCTGTTTTAGAAGGTCATGCAGGTAAACGAAGCGAATTTGTACGTACACCAAAATTCAATATCAGCACTATAAAAGACAGCTGGAAAGACAATAAATACATCAAGAAAAACATCTCTGTAAATGTCATTTTCGAAGGCTTATTAACCTTGTATTTCGCTTTTGGAATGTATAGCGCCTTTGTAGTAGGCGATCAGGGTGGCGATTTCGGACTGTTTCCATTCCACCTAATGTTATTTTTAGGTTTCGGCTATGTCTTTGTAAAGTCGGTAACGTCTAAAGCTTAAATACATTTGGGCGTTCCCCAAGGGGCGCGCTTTCCGTTACAATCTTTTGCAAAAAAGCAAAAGGATTTTCACTGCAATCCCTAACGCAAAAATCACGATAATTAGACCATTTTTCTTAAAAATCAATGACATAATAATCGTGATTTTTTATGGTTATAAGTATCTTTGTAATACAACGCTAACACGCAATCTAGCTATTAAATTTCAGAGATAATATGAAGGTATATAAACGTAAAAACAGATTATCCGCCCAAGAATATATAGACGGTGTATTAAGTGGAAGTCGCGTTATACTTTCACGTGCCATTACCATAATCGAAAGTAATTTAGAAAGTGACAAAGTCATTGCTAAAGAAATTATTCAGGCTATTTTACCGCACTCTGGAAAATCCATCCGCATTGGTATTACAGGCGTTCCTGGCGTTGGAAAAAGCACCTTTATAGAAGCTTTTGGTAAGCACTTAACTCAGTTAGGCCATAAAGTGGCCATTTTATCTATCGACCCGAGTAGTCAGCGTTCCAAAGGAAGTATTTTGGGCGATAAAACGCGTATGGAAGAACTCAGCAATAACGAGAATGCTTACATCCGTCCGTCCTCTACAGGAGACACCCTTGGTGGTGTAGCCAATAAAACAGGAGAAACCATGCTCCTTTGCGAAGCTTCTGGCTACGATGTTATTTTAGTTGAAACCGTTGGTGTAGGCCAATCGGAAACAGCAGTTCATGGCATGACCGATTTCTTTCTTTTATTAATGCTCGCAGGCGCAGGAGACGAACTTCAAGGCATTAAAAAAGGAATCATGGAAATGGCCAATATGGTAGTAATTAATAAAGCCGATGGCGATAACATTAAAAAAAGTGAAATGGCACGTTTGCAATATCAAAATGCCTTACATATTTTTCCGCAACCAGAATCAGGTTGGACTCCCGTAGTTACCAAAGCCTCTTCAACCAAAAACACAGGAATAGATACCGTTTGGGAACAGGTTTTAAAATACAAGGCACTTATAGACCAAAATGGTTATTTCCTCGAAAATAGAAATCAACAAAACATAAAGTGGATGTATAACAACATCAACGAAGAATTAAAACACCTGTTTTACGGTTCGCCAGAAATTAAAAGCAAGCTTTCCGCATTAGAGCATGATGTTGTATCTTCACACATATCACCCGTAAAAGCGGCTCAATCTATTATGGAGTCTTTTAAAAAGATAAGTAAAAAAATCTAAAATAAAAGTAATGTTATTCCACATTATATGGTGTATGTAAAGCAGTTAAACAAGTATACACTTTATCTCCGTTCACTACCGACAACTGAAGTTCATAAAGTCTTTGATTATTCGGAATCGTAAGATATAATTCTTTTTCATTACTAATTTGCTCTATAGCTAACCGATTCCCATACTTATCCTTCTTAACTAATAACCACTCATATTCCAAATCGCCTCGTTCTGGAATAATCCAATCATCATTTTCATTTAGTAACAATACATGATAAATAAGCACACTTTTAGGATACGCTAATTTCGCAGGTTTAAGAATATTAATTTTAAGGGCATCATTTACGCCTTTGTTACTTGAAGACGATAATGCA contains:
- a CDS encoding purine-nucleoside phosphorylase produces the protein MIKYINETTEYLQNRGFEKPEIGIILGTGLGKLLDDVTIIHEVSYNQIPYFPTATVEFHKGKLIYGELEGKKVIIMQGRFHLYEGYTLKDITYPVRIMNQLGIHTLLVSNASGAVNLEYDKGDLMLIDDHINLLGGSPLAFKGVSKLGERFADMSAPYDKDINTKFKAIAKAHDITLREGVYASMLGPQLETRAEYRMLKILGADAVGMSTVPEIIVANHLKLKAAAVSVITDKGDPDNLHPVDIKEIIEVAENAEPKMITLFKELIKTL
- a CDS encoding sterol desaturase family protein produces the protein MEKYIDIIQNSYSGYWRYLKHELISINHWDNYFYGLIIISLVVWGLEIAFPWRKNQSVFRKDFWLDTFYMFFNFFLLNLIVLIALSNTVSELFNDALSVVGLSLSSFQFISISELPKALGLFIFFIVSDFVQWNTHRLLHRIPILWDFHKVHHSVKEMGFAAHLRYHWMEPVLYKSLLYIPIAIIGGFDAQDVAFVHFFSIAIGHLNHANLGWNYGPLKYILNNPEMHIWHHAKELPPHSIYGSNYGITLSLWDYLFKTDYIPHNGRDIELGFHDDDKFPKDFISQELYPWSQKSEKKKS
- a CDS encoding carboxypeptidase-like regulatory domain-containing protein, producing the protein MKHHYFLILTCLIFCYSGAIAQTEFHARVIDSTTQDPIAFATISYNNTTGVISNDVGQFQVQINTSITEQDSLFFSCLGYESKILSAQTFQDSLVYLNPKSIELNEVMLFNKNYTVDQIIEKVEDNLEKNYSTNFEKSKLFFRETYESTILRKSIKIKESTIPEFNQELTDSILNDVPIHSSQYTEVLGELYKNRTNTDQDTITKLDILKASELYDKNNQMTFEAYEKKLNAIVKKRVKRDSYFKIKSGLFGTKTEIDSSLFQSETDQNAEAFLEAEKKKEEDKKKNFLKYRKWTANSIETNSFVNKKSYLNCIHKSNRYEFELIDYSFLNDQYVYKIEFKPKRSEDYNGILYVNTDDFAVIRIDFKNVKSLKTFKLLGVALDVYLKQGSLIYAKNDAGTYSLKYAEIEGANKTSVNRPLKIIEKNKHVSGRRKQNELSADINFIVTNRYKREMVVFENETITETDFKTFKEQADVKPIYLPAYDPEFWKGYNIIEPNQAIKAFKSIETEEN
- a CDS encoding glycosyltransferase family 2 protein, whose protein sequence is MSLIKVIIPAYNEADSIAKVIHDIPKSVQEIIVVSNNSTDATEQNAKQAGATVLTETNKGYGYACLKGMDYIAKQTTKPDIIVFLDGDYSDYPEQLTELVAPILEENIDFVVGARVKKLREPGAMTVPQEFGNWLATSLMRLFFNSTFTDLGPFRAIKYSKLLELNMLDKTYGWTVEMQLKVLKQHMSYRELPVKYRNRIGVSKVSGTIKGAIFAGIKILYWIFKYSFKK
- a CDS encoding cellulose synthase family protein, whose amino-acid sequence is MILEIITIAIYSTSLALIFMYALAQLNLLFNYLAAHKKKSQLPPLDLSKDKDVPTVTIQLPVFNEMYVMDRLLENIAIMEYPKDKLEIQVLDDSTDETVKTTRAHVEKLKATGLDITHITRTDRSGFKAGALKEGLEIAKGEFIAIFDADFLPESDWLLRTLPYFKDKNIGVVQTRWGHINREYSLLTRIQAFALDAHFTLEQVGRNSKGHFINFNGTAGVWRKTCILDAGNWEGDTLTEDLDLSYRAQLKNWKFKYLEDVETPAELPVVISAARSQQFRWNKGGAENFRKMLKRVLKSDNISGKTKLHGVLHLLNSTMFLNVFIVAVLSIPMLYIKNEYAHLKPYFYVMSFFVVSSVIFFICYWFMYKNIYGGGVKNFIKYIGMFFTFFTVAMGFSLHNSIAVLEGHAGKRSEFVRTPKFNISTIKDSWKDNKYIKKNISVNVIFEGLLTLYFAFGMYSAFVVGDQGGDFGLFPFHLMLFLGFGYVFVKSVTSKA